TGTTATATTCTTTGCGCACATCGAAAGGAAACCCGCCCGTGTAAATGGCCTTGTGCAAAAAAATGTTGACGGCGTCCGCTGTAGTGATGCCGAGGTCGCGAAAGGTCTCTTCCGCCTGCAATTTGATTTCGGGCTCTACCCTTATGTGAAGCGTCTCTGTCTTAGCCATCGTCATACCTCCGCTGTATGAATGTGTTTTGTTTGCATAATTATTGTATCATTTTTTGATACGTTCGCAATGCGAACTCGATGCAGCTTTTGCCGCCCTGTCTTCATCCGCCGTTATTTTTTCGCGCGCCGCTGCTTAGTTTGCCTATTAGTTTTGTAAAATTTTCTAAAAAGCTGGACAAATTTAGCGTGTAAATGGTATTATGATTCGTTGGCTTGTATAATTACCAGCCTATAAATTTCTAATGGCGTATAGATACTAAATGTGAGAGGAACTTCATAAAATGCAGGACTCGTCAAAAATCAGAAACATCGCAATAATCGCCCATATCGACCACGGAAAGACGACGCTCATAGACGGCATATTCAAGGCCGCGCACCTTTTCCGCGACAACCAGGTGATGGAAGAGCGCGTAATGGACGCCGGCAACATCGAGCGTGAGCGCGGCATCACCATCAAAGCAAAACACTGCACAGTCGAATGGGAAGGCTATAAGATAAATATAGTTGACACGCCCGGACACGCCGACTTCTCCGGCGAAGTGGAGCGCGTCCTTTCAATGGTCGACTCCGTTCTTCTGCTCGTCGACGCGAACGAAGGCCCCATGCCGCAGACGCGTTACGTTCTCATGCGCGCGCTGAAGCTCGGACTGAAACCGATAGTCATAGTCAACAAGGTAGACCGCCCGAACGCGGAGCCGGATCAGGCGCTCGACAAAACCTTCGACCTCTTCATCGAGCTTGGCGCCACGGAGGAACAGTGCGACTTTATGACGCTCTACGGCTCTGGGCTGCAAGGCTGGATAGTCGACGACCTCAATAAATACCCCGACAACACAAAGGCGGGCATGACCGACCTCTTCAAAGCGATAATCGAACGCGTCCCCGCCCCGCAGGCGGAGATGAACAAGCCCTTCCTCATGCAGGTCTGCGCTCTCTCGTGGAGTGAATACCTCGGGCGCATCGGCTGCGGCCGCATCCTTCAGGGAACGCTCAGAAAATCCGACAGATTCGTCCGCACCCATACGCGTTGGAAGGACTACGAACAGACTGATTGGGAAGTGGTATCCAGCGACACCTCCAACTGCTCGCACCTATACGTCACCAACGGCCTCGCGCGCACCGAAGTAGAGGCGGTCGGCGCGGGAGACATCGTCTGGTTCACCGGGCCCGCCAATATAGACCTTGGCGACACGATGAGCGCGCCGGAGCTTGAAGAGCCGGCGCTCGCCCCGCTTGACATAGAAGAGCCGACAGTCTCCATGCTCATCCTCGTCAACACCAGCCCCTTCGCCAATCAGGACGGAAACGCCATCACGCTGCGCCAGCTAAAAGCGCGCATCGAACGCGAAACGAAGACCGACCCGGCGCTCCGCATGGAAGACCTGGGCCGCCCGGACGGCATCAAAGTCTCAGGGCGCGGCGAGCTGCACCTGGGCATCCTCATTGAGGAAATAAGACGCGAAGGCTCCGAGATCTGCGTCTCACGCCCAGAAGTCATCATCCAGCACGACGCAAAAGGCCGTTCGCTCGAACCAATGGAAGACCTTATCATCGACGTGCCCGAAGAATATCAGGGCATCGTCATCCAGAAGCTCGCGCAGCGCAAAGGCGAGCTGAAAAATATGGAAAACGGCGGCACCGGCGTCCTTCGCCTCGAGTTCCGCATCCCGACGCGCGGCCTCATCGGCTACCGCGGCGAATTTCTCACAGACACGCGCGGCCTTGGCATCTTGGCCTCGCGCTTCGTCGGCTACGGCCTCTGGGTGGGCGAAATAAACGCGCGTTCGCGCGGCTCGCTCGTCTCCATGGACACAGGCACCGCCACCGGATACGCGCTTGAAAACCTTCAGGAGCGCGGCCTTCTCTTCGTGAAGCCCGGCGACGACATCTACAACGGACAGGTGGTAGGCGAGTCCTCGCGCAACAAAGACATGCCCTGCAACCCCAGCAAGCGCAAACAGCAGAACAACATGCGCTCAGCCACCAAAGACATGAAAATAACGCTCGACGTGCCGCGCATCATGACGGTAGACACCGCTATGGAGTGGATAAGCGACGACGAACTTGTCGAAGTGACGCCCCACAACGTCCGCATACGCAAAATGATACTTGACGCCGACCAGCGCAAAAAAGCCCGTATGCAGGCCGGAATAAAGGACGAAGACGAAGATTAAACCATGATCCGCGAGCTTATCGTCTACAGAGATTTCGAGCGCGACGAGGTATTCGCCTGCGTCACAGGGCTTATAAAAAGCCTTGGGCAGATAGACGGCGCTTCGCTTGCGGAAAGCGCCTCATGGTACTGCGACTGCGTATCAAAAATGTGCGCCGCCGCGGAGAAGGCCGGCATAGCCGGCAACGTTTGGCGGAGCTGGATCGCGATGCTCCTTGCGGAAAACGAAAACGCCTTCTCCATCGCGCAGGAGCGCCGCGCGCCGCTTGACGGCACCGCCGCCGCGCTTGCCATGCAGGACTTTGAAACGCTCCTCGAATACCTCCGCTTTGATTTCGGCCAGCTTGAGGCGGAACTTGGCGTAGACGTCATGCGCAGGGCGGGCGACTTTCAGCCCACGCCCGCCGGCCCCGTCTCCTTTGGCCGAATACCGGGCGCAGTCA
The sequence above is drawn from the Cloacibacillus sp. genome and encodes:
- a CDS encoding type II toxin-antitoxin system RelB/DinJ family antitoxin, coding for MAKTETLHIRVEPEIKLQAEETFRDLGITTADAVNIFLHKAIYTGGFPFDVRKEYNRETIEAIKEAKRIARDPNVKRYNTMEEIIAGLNADD
- the typA gene encoding translational GTPase TypA — encoded protein: MQDSSKIRNIAIIAHIDHGKTTLIDGIFKAAHLFRDNQVMEERVMDAGNIERERGITIKAKHCTVEWEGYKINIVDTPGHADFSGEVERVLSMVDSVLLLVDANEGPMPQTRYVLMRALKLGLKPIVIVNKVDRPNAEPDQALDKTFDLFIELGATEEQCDFMTLYGSGLQGWIVDDLNKYPDNTKAGMTDLFKAIIERVPAPQAEMNKPFLMQVCALSWSEYLGRIGCGRILQGTLRKSDRFVRTHTRWKDYEQTDWEVVSSDTSNCSHLYVTNGLARTEVEAVGAGDIVWFTGPANIDLGDTMSAPELEEPALAPLDIEEPTVSMLILVNTSPFANQDGNAITLRQLKARIERETKTDPALRMEDLGRPDGIKVSGRGELHLGILIEEIRREGSEICVSRPEVIIQHDAKGRSLEPMEDLIIDVPEEYQGIVIQKLAQRKGELKNMENGGTGVLRLEFRIPTRGLIGYRGEFLTDTRGLGILASRFVGYGLWVGEINARSRGSLVSMDTGTATGYALENLQERGLLFVKPGDDIYNGQVVGESSRNKDMPCNPSKRKQQNNMRSATKDMKITLDVPRIMTVDTAMEWISDDELVEVTPHNVRIRKMILDADQRKKARMQAGIKDEDED